Proteins encoded within one genomic window of Phototrophicus methaneseepsis:
- a CDS encoding aldo/keto reductase, producing MAIDQLRFGRTGHMSTRTVFGAAALSTVTQAEADQTLDLLLEYGVNHIDTAASYGESELRIGLWMKRGYRDQFFLATKTGERTYAKAKEEFLRSLDRLQVDSVDLIQLHYLVGEEEWEVAMGPGGVLEYLMEARDQGLVKYIGVTGHDVAIVKMHRKSLDHYDFDSVLLPYNYLMMQNPVYAAGFNEVLRLAKERDVAVQTIKSVTRRPYQSDARSHATWYEPLTDQASIDKAVHWVLGQPGIFLNTLGDIYVLPKVLDAASRFESRPSDDVMQAMVAEWEMEPLFV from the coding sequence ATGGCAATCGATCAGTTACGCTTCGGTCGGACAGGGCACATGAGTACACGGACCGTCTTCGGCGCGGCTGCACTCAGCACTGTGACCCAGGCGGAGGCCGACCAGACCCTGGATTTATTATTGGAATATGGCGTGAACCATATTGATACGGCCGCCAGCTATGGTGAATCTGAGCTGCGGATTGGCCTATGGATGAAGCGCGGCTATCGCGACCAATTCTTCCTGGCGACGAAGACGGGCGAACGGACTTATGCAAAAGCAAAAGAAGAATTTTTACGTTCGCTGGATCGCTTGCAGGTGGATTCCGTTGATCTCATTCAATTGCACTACCTGGTCGGCGAAGAAGAATGGGAAGTCGCCATGGGGCCGGGGGGCGTGCTGGAATACCTCATGGAAGCACGTGACCAGGGCCTCGTGAAGTATATCGGTGTGACGGGGCATGATGTTGCTATCGTTAAGATGCACCGTAAAAGCCTGGACCACTATGATTTTGATTCCGTACTGCTGCCTTATAACTACCTGATGATGCAGAATCCGGTCTATGCAGCGGGCTTTAACGAAGTGCTGCGGCTAGCAAAAGAACGCGATGTCGCCGTCCAGACGATTAAATCCGTGACGCGCCGCCCCTACCAGAGCGATGCGCGCAGCCATGCCACATGGTACGAGCCGCTGACAGACCAGGCCAGTATTGATAAAGCCGTTCATTGGGTTTTGGGCCAGCCGGGTATCTTCCTGAATACACTGGGCGATATTTACGTGCTGCCCAAGGTTCTGGATGCAGCGAGCCGCTTCGAAAGCCGCCCCAGCGATGACGTGATGCAAGCGATGGTCGCTGAGTGGGAGATGGAGCCTCTCTTCGTCTAA